Proteins encoded in a region of the Gammaproteobacteria bacterium genome:
- a CDS encoding DUF454 family protein → MTTSDSRKEPLNPLYKLSGLALFLVLFGLGLIGLVLPVIPGLLFLLLALYVLTRLSRRFALIANRNSWLRRALRRVGHVRTLPPVDLLRLVFWVSARGAINLLTALTGRAGKSASTAPGK, encoded by the coding sequence ATGACAACTTCAGACTCACGAAAAGAACCCCTTAATCCACTGTACAAGCTCAGTGGCCTGGCACTGTTCCTGGTGCTGTTCGGGCTGGGCCTGATCGGCCTGGTCCTGCCCGTCATTCCAGGCCTGCTGTTCCTGCTGCTGGCCCTGTACGTGCTGACCCGGCTATCCAGGCGTTTCGCCTTAATCGCCAATCGCAATTCCTGGTTGCGGCGCGCCCTGCGTCGTGTGGGGCATGTTCGCACTCTGCCGCCTGTTGATCTGCTGCGACTGGTCTTCTGGGTTTCCGCGCGCGGCGCAATTAACCTGCTCACGGCGCTGACCGGCCGGGCTGGAAAATCCGCATCGACCGCCCCAGGCAAGTGA
- a CDS encoding cytochrome C, with product MAKKLITLASLAASLLLAQAGLAQRSTPQSLPEGPGKLLVENLCTTCHNTAMIFRAAGYSSPAEWRRVFATMIDLPDSQAETIATYLAEHFPEDTSRRPNLVAGDVDIEIIEWTVPTLGQRSRDPAEAPDGSIWWTGMWASLAGRLDPQTGLMEEYRLPPSARPHTVVPDQAGNIWYTGNSNGTIGRLDPASGLITEYRTRARDPHSATFHPNGNLYFTAQQAGMLGRLDPRTGEVVEIETEPRPYGIQVAADGTVWIAYNGTNKLGALDPDTMEVGYYEVPDERTRIRRLALDSQGMVWFVNSTLGRIGRLNPATGEIRQWDSPSGPDSHPYAIAVIDDVIWYNESGMRPDALVRFNPRTETFQSWAIPSGVGIIRNVWVTGDGDLLIHQSSSNQIGLVKID from the coding sequence ATGGCAAAGAAACTGATTACCCTGGCCAGTCTGGCCGCCAGCCTGCTACTGGCGCAAGCAGGCCTGGCCCAGCGGTCCACGCCCCAGTCCCTGCCCGAAGGCCCCGGCAAGCTGCTGGTAGAGAATCTCTGTACCACCTGCCACAATACGGCGATGATTTTTCGCGCCGCCGGCTACAGCAGTCCCGCTGAATGGCGGCGGGTATTTGCCACCATGATCGATCTGCCGGATAGCCAGGCGGAGACGATTGCCACCTACCTGGCCGAACACTTCCCGGAGGACACTTCGAGGCGTCCTAACCTGGTGGCGGGCGACGTGGACATCGAAATAATTGAATGGACGGTTCCCACCCTGGGTCAGCGCTCGCGGGACCCGGCCGAGGCTCCAGACGGCTCCATCTGGTGGACCGGTATGTGGGCCAGCCTGGCCGGGCGCCTCGACCCTCAGACCGGGCTTATGGAGGAATATCGATTGCCGCCCTCGGCGCGTCCGCACACCGTAGTGCCGGACCAGGCCGGCAACATCTGGTACACCGGTAACAGTAACGGGACTATCGGCAGGCTGGACCCTGCCAGCGGCCTGATTACGGAGTACCGGACCCGGGCCCGGGATCCACACTCCGCGACGTTTCATCCCAACGGTAACCTGTATTTCACCGCCCAGCAGGCGGGCATGCTGGGCCGGCTCGATCCCCGTACCGGTGAGGTGGTAGAGATTGAAACCGAGCCACGTCCCTATGGTATTCAGGTGGCGGCCGATGGCACCGTCTGGATTGCCTACAACGGCACCAACAAACTCGGCGCCCTGGACCCGGATACCATGGAGGTCGGCTACTACGAAGTGCCTGATGAGCGCACACGGATCCGCCGCCTGGCTCTCGATAGCCAGGGCATGGTGTGGTTCGTCAACTCGACCCTGGGCAGGATTGGCCGACTGAACCCCGCTACCGGGGAGATCAGGCAGTGGGATTCGCCCAGCGGCCCCGACTCCCATCCCTACGCCATTGCCGTAATTGATGACGTTATCTGGTACAACGAATCCGGCATGCGTCCGGATGCGCTGGTGCGGTTCAACCCCCGCACGGAGACATTCCAGAGCTGGGCGATTCCGTCAGGCGTCGGCATCATTCGCAATGTATGGGTTACCGGCGACGGTGATCTGTTGATTCACCAGAGCAGTTCCAATCAGATCGGCCTGGTTAAGATCGATTAA
- a CDS encoding MotB family protein: MEQDEVKPGLPPWMATFADLMALLMCFFVLLLSFSEMDAQKYKLVAGSMANAFGVQREVVAQAIPMGTSVIADEFSSGRPTPTSENVVQQQTTQNMEMSLQTGQADMGFDMDSPARQEEAKEEAARELLIDKLDTLADQTQQDVAKLEAAFGKEIQDDLIDIESGFRSITIRIREQGSFDSGSAVLTNDFVPVLAQLRDILGEVKGRIAIEGHTDDRPIATTEFPSNWHLSAQRALSVTHELLKDKLISDDRLMVIGYGDTRPFESNDTEEGRSRNRRVEIVIHQGLDEETSLELKQLEGFDDDLLDTLQIDQSELDAVR; encoded by the coding sequence ATGGAACAGGACGAAGTCAAACCCGGTTTACCCCCATGGATGGCCACCTTTGCGGACCTGATGGCGCTGCTTATGTGCTTTTTCGTGTTGTTGCTGTCTTTCTCCGAAATGGATGCGCAGAAATACAAGCTGGTGGCCGGCTCCATGGCCAACGCGTTTGGTGTGCAACGGGAGGTTGTGGCCCAGGCGATACCCATGGGAACCTCGGTCATTGCTGATGAATTCAGTTCCGGCAGGCCGACGCCGACCTCGGAAAACGTCGTGCAACAGCAGACTACTCAGAATATGGAGATGTCGCTGCAAACCGGCCAGGCCGACATGGGATTTGACATGGACAGCCCGGCACGGCAGGAGGAGGCCAAAGAGGAGGCGGCCCGGGAACTGCTGATCGACAAACTGGATACGCTGGCGGACCAGACTCAACAGGACGTCGCCAAGCTGGAAGCGGCCTTCGGCAAGGAGATCCAGGATGACCTGATCGATATTGAGTCGGGGTTCCGTTCGATTACTATCAGAATAAGGGAGCAGGGTTCATTTGATTCCGGTTCCGCGGTGCTGACCAACGATTTTGTTCCGGTATTGGCGCAATTGCGGGATATTCTTGGGGAAGTGAAAGGGCGGATTGCCATCGAGGGTCACACCGATGACCGGCCCATTGCCACGACGGAGTTTCCGTCCAACTGGCACCTTTCTGCCCAGCGTGCTCTCTCGGTAACGCATGAGCTGCTGAAGGATAAACTGATTTCTGATGATCGGCTGATGGTTATCGGTTATGGGGACACCCGGCCCTTCGAATCCAATGACACGGAAGAGGGGAGAAGCCGGAATCGGCGTGTCGAGATAGTTATTCACCAGGGGCTTGACGAAGAGACCTCCCTTGAACTGAAGCAGCTTGAGGGTTTCGATGATGATCTGCTGGACACTCTGCAGATTGATCAATCGGAACTGGATGCGGTTAGATAG
- a CDS encoding DUF2007 domain-containing protein translates to MKRVFTADNRALAWHVKNLLESNTVAAEVRNDTLHSAQGGVPVNECNPEVWVLHDSDAETARRLIQEQVESGAAEETQWQCDNCGETNFGQFELCWQCQSERGSST, encoded by the coding sequence ATGAAACGGGTATTTACCGCCGACAACCGGGCACTGGCCTGGCACGTCAAGAACTTACTGGAGAGCAATACAGTTGCCGCAGAGGTGCGTAACGACACCTTGCATTCAGCCCAGGGTGGGGTACCGGTCAACGAATGCAACCCCGAGGTCTGGGTCTTGCATGACAGCGACGCGGAAACTGCCAGAAGGCTCATTCAGGAACAGGTTGAATCAGGCGCTGCCGAGGAAACCCAGTGGCAATGCGATAACTGCGGGGAGACCAATTTCGGTCAGTTCGAGCTTTGCTGGCAGTGTCAATCCGAACGAGGCTCGTCAACCTGA
- a CDS encoding PilZ domain-containing protein, with protein MSVERRRYFRITDVVDLSLRILKPQTPDLKLSTALLDDTEMLKMVDAELDSLLNALWDSDPTYARLMGLLNQKINLLNAARKPSEKELLDQYDHQYPGLFVSLSASGIAFDCDVKLKRGDRLEIFVLLESVVTGLRLKGDVVNVEARIEAGQETYFVSIEFDIETQAKEQLVQYIARRQIKAIGRRERVV; from the coding sequence ATGTCAGTGGAAAGACGTCGTTATTTTCGTATCACGGATGTCGTAGATCTCTCGCTTCGTATTCTGAAGCCCCAGACGCCCGATCTGAAGTTGTCGACAGCTTTGCTGGACGACACAGAAATGTTGAAGATGGTTGATGCGGAGCTGGACAGCCTGCTGAACGCCCTCTGGGACAGTGACCCGACGTATGCCAGGCTCATGGGTCTACTGAACCAGAAAATAAATCTCCTGAATGCTGCCAGAAAGCCTTCCGAAAAAGAGCTGCTTGATCAGTATGACCATCAGTATCCCGGGCTGTTTGTCAGCCTGAGTGCCTCCGGCATTGCCTTCGATTGCGATGTTAAACTGAAGCGCGGTGACCGGCTGGAGATCTTTGTGCTGCTGGAGTCTGTTGTTACGGGACTCAGACTCAAAGGCGATGTGGTCAATGTGGAAGCGCGGATTGAGGCCGGACAGGAGACTTACTTTGTGAGTATTGAGTTTGATATTGAAACCCAGGCCAAGGAGCAGCTGGTGCAATACATCGCGCGGCGACAGATAAAGGCGATTGGCCGCAGAGAGCGAGTGGTCTGA